The genomic DNA tgcttttttttctttcaGTTTTCTTCGGACACACACGGCGGCATCATGACCTGCAAAGCCGGACGAGTGCCTTTTGTTAAGGCAGTAACGGTCACGGGGCATCCACGACGCATCTGATAGATTGCATTTCTTTTTGATTTCGGCACTCTCCTCGATTGATACCCTTAGACCGAGATTTGGGGAACTTGACGACCCGGGCAGAACAGTGGTGTTTATGGATCTAGGGCCACTCACTAGATCTGGGATAGGAGCATCGCGATTTCCGCGCTTCTGCCGTCACGTCACATCAGCAAGGGACTCCCCCCTTAGGGCATTTTTCTCGCTTTCACGATAGAGGGTCATGTTATCGCCGTGCGACAATAGACAAAAGTGGATTTCTCGGTTCTCTGGTCGGAAGTTGCTCAGGGCctctcgacgacggacggacatggacatggcgaGAGAGCATTGAGCATTGATTGGGAAAGGAGTGATCAACCGATTGGTCCCTTTCCGGTTCATTCTGAGAGCAAGGGCGAAGCCGCTCGACACAGGTTATGGATTTTGAGTTGGACGGCAGGCATCACACGCTCTCGCTGTTGGAGGGCCATGAAAGGCTCGGACCTGGTCGGGGGAAAAAGGAATCGGCCGGGCTACAGCCTGAGAAAGGCAGGACCGCGGACTGCGAAGCtgctgcggtgcggtgccCGTGGTTAGACAGGACAACCAGAGCGAACTGAGGAGTTCGAATAAAAAAAGGTTTTGCACTTAGCTGCCGTGTGTCTCTGTGATGCGTCGTGAAGAAGCAATGATGGTCTCTATGCACGCAACCTGCGCATATTTGCAATGATGTGATTCCTTTGAGAGTGATCCCAGCATGGAATAGAAGCACGCCTTAACGCGCTCCCAGCCGACAAACTCAGAGCATACGCATGGCAGATGGAATTTACCTTTAGGTTGCGACACAATGTCGACCGGGATCTCTGTAAGATACTGATTAGGATAGCCGCTCGAGGCCAGGACAGTGGAAACCGCGGATTTGGGTAGGAGGTTACAATGAATTTCACGAAGGCGCTGCTATGTGCAAGCTATCATGAGCTCTGCAATGTCCGATTTATTGGTCGCCCGCGGTGCCGAAGACTTGCTTGACCATGATAGAATCGAGGGCATCAATGACCCTCCTGTTGCGATTTGGGCAGTATCACTCCTTTCCCCGCGTCAGTTCACTGATGACGAAGTAGATGTCAAAGTGATCCTTTTTGGAGACCACAGGAAGTTGAGTAGCAATTAATCCCTGtttgcggcggccgcgtggcGGCTACAATTCGCGGAaccggccacgccgcggaAGAGGCAAGAGAGCGTGCATATTCCCCTTCCCATGTCAGCTGTTTGTCGATTTCCATGGGCGAGGAGTTCCGACCCGGCATTATTGGCCCTGAAGACATTGGAGTGCAATGTCCTCGCGGTAGTACATGTCCCGAAAACGGACAGCGTTGACGCCCTTGTATGCCGCTGCCACGCAGTCCTCGAGGCTCCTGCCGTGTGCCGCCACGGACAAGACTCGCCCTCCCGCAGTCTTCAGCTTGCCATCATCGACTAGCTCCGTGCCGGCGTGGAACAGCACCACGTCGGGTGGCATCGCTCCGAtctcgatgtcgtcgccagAACTGTAGGCGCCAGGGtagccgcccgcggcgatgacAACGTTGCAGGCGAAACCCGTCTTGATCGAAACGCTGGTCTTTCCGAGGGTGCCGTTGGTGCATGAGAGGAGCACTTGAGCAAGGtccgtgtcgtcggccagAAGGAGCATCACGCTCTGCGTCTCCGGGTCCCCGAACCGGGTGTTGTACTCTAGGACCGTTGGTCCAGCAGGTGTCATCATGACTCCGGTGAAGAGTAGCCCCCTGAATTCACGTCCTGCGTTGGAATCGCTCAGTCATGTATGCTAGTGTGATGGCAAGGGACCGCAAATGATGTGCGTGCGTACCTTCAGCTCGTAAGCCGTCGAATGTAGGTCGAAGAATTTTCCTTTCGATTTCTTCGAGATCCGCGCCCGAAACAAACGGAGTGGGCGCGTACTCGCCCATCCCGCCAGTATTCGGACCCAGATTCCCCTTGAAGATGCGCTTGTGATCCTGGCCCGGCGGTAGCGTCAGGGTGGTTATGCCGTCGCTAAACGTCAAGATGCTGATTTCTTGGCCCTCGAGGAGTTCCTCAATGACCACGGACGATGCCGCGCCCCCAAAGCGGCCGTGGACCACCATCTCGTCCAAAGCCTCGCAGGCTTCCTCTTTGGTGCTTGGGAGAATCACACCCTTGCCGGCTGCGAGACCGCTGGCCTTGATCACGACCGAATGATGGACGCGCCTCACGTACTCTTTCGCGGCCGCCACATCGTCGAAGTTCTGATACTCTGCTGTTGGGATACCGCAACGGCGCATGAAGTCTTTGGCGAAGGTCTTGGATCCCTCCAGCTCTGCAGCCTCTTTTGTCGGGGCGTCGCAAGGAATGCCACCTGTTTGTTAAGTTAATTTTTATTTTTTCTTCTTAGCAGGCTCCTTCTTCGTGTGTGACAAACTGCAGCATCGAAAACGTGGAAATGTCATACATACCGCGCCGAAAGAACCCCTCGAGCCCCGCGACCACGTCTTCGTCAGGGCCGACTACCACAAGGCCAATGTTCAAGTCATTCGCCAGCGAAACCAAGGAGGCGTAGTCTGAACCAGCAGGGGCTTGGATGTTGGAAACATTGTCCCGACCCCGAGCGgtgccgccgttgcccgGACAGACAAAGACGTGCGCAACGGACGGCGACTGACTCAATTTCTAGAAGCACGAACCGACCGACCGAACTCCCCTTGTCAGCTTGTCGGCACGTACCCATGGCCGAGCACAGAATCGGCGGGATGCCCTCTCACCCAGGCGATGGCATGCTCGCGTCCACCCTTGCCTATCAAAAGGACTCGAAGCGCCTTGACAGTCATGTCGATAACGTGGGGTCAAGACTTTGAGAATGAGAGGTGCATAAGTCGAAGagtttttttcttctcttttcGACAAGTGTGGTTTATATAAGGGACTTGGGTACTTCGTAGCGAAAGTTTGATCGCTCGGCCCAAGGTACATCGAAGGAAGGGTTGGGCGGAACGCGTGCCTCCTGCCCCGCGAAGTTTGCTTGCCGTCTTGCAAGAAAGATTTAGCTCTGACGCCACACGCATTGGACACagcatgtgtgtgtgtgtgtgtgaatCACCAATGGCGACGCTCTGCCCTCTTGTCGGAAGCGTAGCTCGCGCATCTGGCACTCGCGTCATACATAGCGTGCACATAAGGGTGAGAGTCGCATGACCCCTATATAAAAGCCGCTCGAGGCTCCAAAGAGTACTTTTCACAAGGCTTGATATCCTCCATTTACAAGAGAGAGCTGTCTTGTCTTGCCCATCTTGTCTCTTCATCTCATCTTTGTGGAAGTCGTAGGTGTCGTGGTATTATGATGTATAAAGGAGCCCAACTCTTTACGCCGCATTCGGGTTAATAACAGGCACCTATCTCCAGCTCGCAGCATGACAATTATGACCAATGTCAAAAGCAACTGAGACTGCTGGATTTTTCGCTGAATTATTAGCCGCTCCACGTAGCTAGCAGGTGCCATGATGCCTACCTACGATATGTAGCTTTGAGACGGTTCAAACCGCGATCCTGGTCTGTATCGCTAATGAGTAGACATAACGCTGGGTTCAATATACAGTACGAATTCTCTCTAATGCTTTTTAGGGCCCTTGTGTCTatgacgaggccggcccCCTTTCAATGTCCGTGACCTGCACCGTCGGAGCATTCGACACGACGATCTCCGGCGCAGCATCCTCCGAGCGAGCGCTCCGAATCGGGACAGCgctctccccctccttgcTTCCATCActctccttcttcctcctgATATTCCTGAGCGGCTTCGCCACGGCAGAAAAGAACCTGGCCAGCGCGCGGTacaacaccaccacgggCCGCCCCGCCACGCTCGCGATGCTCGCAAACCACGCGTCCGGGAATAGGcgcacggccacggcccagGGCAGGCACATGAGCGCGATGACGACAGAAATGGCCCACTGCGTGCCGTCGAGCCCTTTCGGGCTGATGCCGAAGGCGCGCGAGCCGACAAAGATGATGGCCACCTGCAGACCGACCATGAGGCAGTTGATTCCGATAAAGAAATGATTGCGGtgcacgccctcgaggatgtTGAAGCGGTTGTCGAGCCGCCGGTTATTGAACTCGTTGAAGATTTGCATCCACACAAACGTGTTGAAGATGAGCGTATCGAGCTCGATTCGCTGATCGGGCCTGTAGCCGAGCATGTCCATGCCGGCAAAGTAGAGCGTCAGAGTCacgacgagctggaagaTGGCCTGTCCGATAATCATCTTCCACATCTAGTTTTCGTCCATCAGTAAATGAGGTTGACGGGGTACAAGAAGCGACAACAGGGGGGTACACACGTTGATCGTGATGAGGGGTGCCTTCTTCCCCTGGGGCGGCCGGTTGAGAATCTTCTCCGTGGGCGGATCCGTGGCGAGGGCCAATGCGGCGAACGTATCCATGATGAGATTGACCCAGAGCAGCTGCACGGCCCTGAGCACAGACTTCATGTGCTCGTCGTAGACGGCGGTGATAAAAGCCAGGAGCACTGCCGTGATGTTGACCGTGATTTGGAACTAGGCGGCCATGTCAGTCAAGAGTCGCCTCATTGATGACAAGGAACTGGTCTCACCTGAAGGAACTTTtggacggcgtcgttgacggcCCTGCCCCACTTGAGGGCCGTCACGATGGAGGCAAAGTTGTCGTCCATGAGCACTATCGCGgacgcctccttggccacctCGGTTCCCGCGATGCCCATCGAGAAGCCCACATCAGCGGCTTTAAGCGCGGGCGCATCGTTGGTACCGTCTCCCGTCACGGCGACCGTCTCGCCTAGCGCCTTGAGACGTGTCACGAGAATCCTCTTGTCCTCAGGGGACGAACGTGCTAGCACTTGCAGCTTGGGTAGTGTttcgtccatggccgcctcCGAGAGTCTGCGAAAGACGGGGCCTTCCATGACAATGCCGCCCTCGGTGAAGATGCCGCACTCCGCAGCGATGGCCCGCGCCGTGACGACGTTGTCACCCGTCACCATGCGCACGACGACACCAGCGTGCTGGGCCTTCTTGACCGCCTCGGGAACGCCCGACCGCACGGGGTCCTgaatgccgacgacgccgaggaagacgagctcTTGCAGCAAGGAGACGAATTCGACGTGCTGTCCGTCGCCACTGCTTACCTTGGcgtgcgccggcggccacgactcGTAGTCTTTGTATACCAGGCCGATGGTGCGAAGTGACTTGCTGGCATATTGGTTGATGGTCTGTCGGAGGGCTTCGACGCCAGTGGCGGTCAGAGGCTCCTCCTTAAGCGACTGCGGATCTGCTTTGGCAGAGCAGTATCCCAGCAAGATCTCGGAAGCTCCCTTGACGAGCAGCCGGTAGCCTCGACCGGAGCGCAGCCTGACCACCGCGCCCATACACTTCTTGCTCGAGTCAAAGGGCATCATCTGCACAACGTGCTCGTTGGCCCTcgtctcggcgagggcctggagGCCCAAGTGGTCCCTTGCGAGCTGCAGGAgggccgtctccgtcttggAGCCAATGAAGgtgacctcgccgtcctcttCTCCCTCAAAGGCGGTGGAGTTGACAGCGACAGACTGAACAATCATCTCCTTGATCTCATCCGGAAGGCCGGACGCCCACTGACCGACAGACTGGCCCGACGGCTTCTCCGTATCGACCTTGTCGAATCTGGAGCTGCCAAACGTGCCCGCGACAACAGTCATCTTGTTAGTGGTCTAAAGGCGGACACGAGTCAGCCATGGGACATGTTACGAGGTCGAAAGACACCTTACCAGAGTCCCGGTCTTGTCAGAGCAAATGGTCGTTGCGTTTCCCATGGTCTCGCAAGCACGCAACATGCGCACCAGGTTGTTCTCCTTGAGCAGCCGCGTGGTGGCAAAGGCCAACGCGAGCGTCACTGCAAGCGGCAGGCCCTCAGGCaccgccacgacgatgatggtAATGGCCACGATGAGAATGTCCATGAACAGAGATGCTTTTTCCGCGGGTGAACCAGTGAGTCCGGGCAGAGACGCAAGGAACCGACATAGCAGTACGAAGAAGAGGAGTGCCGctgcgccaccgccgagctTAGCaatggcgagggcgagattctcgagcttcttctgcaGCGGCGTGGCCTCAACTTCGGTGCGTACAGACATCATGATCTTGCCGAAGCTACTGTTGACGCCGACCGAGGTACAGAGAAAGGTACCCATGCCTGTTCGTGTCAGTTTCACAAGTTTCCTGTGCTATGGACTCTCGGCTTGGCTATGCATACCCTCGAGGACCTTGGCACCAGAAATGATGAACGGGTCTATATCCTTGGTGCCGTTGCCATTTTCCAGAAGTCGCATCACCTGATCGCCACCGGTCTTCTTGAGCGCATCCGACTCTCCGGTTGCCGAAGACTCGTCGCATTTCAGGTCGTGGCCCTCGATGAAGACTCCATCGACGGGCACGAGGTCACCGGGCTCCAAGTGCAGCACGTCCCCAACCAGAATGTCGTGGACGTTGATCATGAAGGAGCGGCCCGACCGGATGACCTTGATCTCACGGTCCTCCTTGCGGGCGTTGAGCTTAACAAACGCCTTTTCCTTTTGCCAGTCGTTGAGAGACCCGACGGCAGTGACAATGATGATGGCTGCGCagatggcgacgccctcgacccagtcgacgggcgcgggcgatcCGGGCGggtggtcgacgccgagggtCTCGTAGAGGCCGAGTGCGAGggagatgacggcggcgacggtcagCAGAATGAGGACCTTGTCGTTGTAGGCGTTCCACATGAGGCGCCATAGCGGCGTCGCCTTCTTTGCAGGCAGGACGTTTCGCTTATACACGCGAATGCGGTCGGAAAAGGGGTCCGAGGAGAGAGAAGACGGAGAAGCAGCCTTGCTgtagggaggaggaggaacggAAAACAAGGGCGTAGGAGACACGGCATCGTTGAAGGAGATTCTGGTCGGAGCGCCggtctcgtcgacgctcaGGCCAGAGGTGACGTCCGTCTGCAGGCCGCGAGCAATGCTCTTGAGTCCACCGAGGGCTTGAAACGCGGCGAGGGACTTTGGGTTCAGGAGCTTGTTTAGCTGACCGGGAGAAAAGGCGAACGGGTTGTCATCGACGTCAAAGTCGGCCTCGGTGCCCGGGTCCGGGGCCAGCGGGCTCCGCAAGTCCTCGCTGATGCTCGTCGCGCGGCTAACGGTTGCGGCCGGGGTGAGAAATGGGTTGGAGGCGGCTGTGGAAACGATGGTGTCGGcgttgctggcggcgcgtggtCGGACGGACTCGTCGACTTGGAGCATGCCCGGGGGCGGCCTGAGGGtgctgttggtgttggtgctCGCCATGACTGCATCAGCAGTGTGCCGATGGCGCGTCAAGGCTCATGTAAGGAGGTTTATGACGGAGTCAGGGACTCGCAGCGATGAAGGAGTAGCGATGTCGACGGCAGAGAGACTGTAGAGGAGTGCCGCGGTATGACTGTTTGCTCGTCCTAGCCGCCGAACACCATGGTGAGGTGCAGTCGTGGACAGCCGCCCCGGAACGTGATATACCGCCTCTCCCTTTAGAGTAATGAGGCTGTGTTCAGCTCTCCTCTGccgtggtgacgacgagctgtcGCCTCCGAGtttgctctctctctctctctcgctctgTATCCCTCTTGCGCCGCCACAACCCGAACGGTTACTTTGTCCACTTCGCAAGAGGCTCGGCGCTTGCGATGAGCTGTGGGTGTGGGAGGGGGCGTGcttgtgtgcgcgcgcgcgtgcgtaGGCGTGTGGCAATGGGAGGATGAGAGGACATCGTGATCGAGGCGCAGCAACGCCTTCCTCTCCTGCCCACAACTTTTGTTTGACACGCACAAGCAGGCAGGTTGCCCGATTGGGAAGGCTCGATCTTGGCGACGCTGTGTTACTGGTCCGTCTGCAGGTACTCCGTACGTACCCGGCACACCCCCCCAAGGACCCCCCCAAGGACCCTCCCAAGGACCCCAAGAACCCCCCTGTCAGACCCACCGATTAAGCTTATTAGCGCGTGGCCATCCAGCGGAGCTCCTGCAGTTCACCATCGCTCTAGCAGTGGCTGTTGCGTCTTGGCAGAGGCAGCCGTCCGCCCTTTATCCCGCATGTCTGGGCGCATGTATGGAGAGGCTGCCGGTCGATGACCCTCACTCGCTTGgtctggggcgggcggcggcctctctGCCAAGACCGTGCCGCGGGAAAAGACGCATCAATATGTAGCTCACGAAAGCAACTCTCCGCAAGACAGGGACCCATTCCCGACgccagacggacagacagactgCTTGCCGCTGGAGGGGGGGGTCCGGTCTCGACTCCGGCCGGGCCTTGCGGTCTCACAAGCACGTGTGGTCCACGACTCCAGGGCTGCTACACGCAGGGTAGCCGAGACTTGTTCACGCGCCTTCGACGTGCCCGCTGGGCCGCGTCCCGTGTACATGCAAGTATGCGATATTACAtgcctcccccctcctcctctcccgtGTCGCCTCCACGCGGGCGTGCTTGCACAGCCTCCCTCTGATCTGATGCGTGATTTACGCCTTTCCGGCGATGATcgcgcggacggcggcagACCGTGTTTCTGCGTATATTTGTGGGTGGGTGTGCGTGAAGAGCCCCTCCGCCAAAGCCATTTGCCAAATCGCAGGTGGTGGCCGTTGAGGGTTGGCGATGCGGAACGTACGTGAAACTGGCGAGCATGACAATCTACTCCTAGTGCTGTCGCGTGCCCTGCCCGTCTCTCCCGCAAGCCCGACGAACCGTCGTCATGTGAGTTTCGATGGCTAGAGGCGTTGCCGGAGGTTTCGCCGTCTACGAAAACAGTTATAGACTGATGATGAGACACACGTGCGTGGCCGTACGAAGGACAGTACCGGAATTGGCCCCTTGTAGAGCGTGTATTACCCAGGATTGGGACCAGCTGCTACGACATGACCGCCCCTGTCTCCAAGTATCATCACTCTGACAGTGACGACATTCAACGTGCACACACGGTAAGCAAGAGCCAATAATGCAACCTTACCGCGAGAGGCTGTGCAGAATCTATTTCGCCGGATTTCGGAATGTGATATATGCCTCGCCTGGTTGATAACAGCTGGACTTGGAGTAACTCCGCGATCCTGGCGCAACAACTAGGCTTGTTTGGCAATACTCTGGCAAAAACATCATACACCAGGCAGATCAGATCTCTTGAAAAGCGCCGCGGAGACCCCCCGTCGCAAACACATTGGGGGCGTGATCAAACCTCATTACCGCTTCACCGCCGGCAGACGGCATCGCGAGGCTCGATTTGTCGACTCTAGGCTCCGAAAGGGCCGGTCAAGAAGCTTACAAACTGCTTTGAATCTTATAAATCGGGGCTGTGCATCTTCCAGAATCAATAAGCGGACGACACGACCCCTTGGACGAGGATATCCCGGGAGCTGAAACGTGGGGAAGAGGTTGGAAAGTGCAtcgcgatggcgtcgagatTGAAATTTGTGCCTCCTTGGCAACAGGATCGAGGCAGTGCTGTGTCTGCACCTGAGGTAATTCAGCGGATCGGTCGCCGAAAATCAAATAATGATGCTCTTGCGCTGCGGGGTTGTCAGTCCGCGATCATGAGGCCCTCACCTCCCCCGGACGACCGCGACATGCACGCGGCTTCGCGGTGGCGGTTGACATGCTGCACGCCGAGATTGAGGCAGTGCAAACAAGGGTCTCTGAGCCCATGAGGGTGTCCGGATACGATCGCAAGCGCGTATTCAAGCTATTGCTCTCTGTGGTGGGGGATAGTGACGTTGGTGATGGGGAGTTACAACCTGGCGCATGCCGCCATACGGTCCCACGCCTATAGACCCAGGCCGTAGGGTACTGCACAGTATCAACCCCAAAGCCAGGTCGAACATTCAAAACTACAATACAGGTCCCAAATGTCTGCCCACACGTTGAGCCGTGAGAAGAATTCTCGTTCTGCTCGGGTCTCCGATGATGCGACTGCCAGCGTCccttggtcgtcgtggctgGCGTGCCGAGTATCTGTCCCTCCCTCAGTCATCAAGGGCACAAAGGCTGGTCAGAAGCACCAGGAGCAGCCCCACGGATGGGAGGACGTTTGATCGCACAccacgccgcagcagggGGGCCCATGTACATGTTACGCCAGCTGTGGCGGAGGCAGTGCAACAAGAAAAGCAGGTGCTGACCGGTAGTACATGTAGTTGATACGTACAAAGTGGTATTGTAACTTAGTATAGCAAACGAGGCCCAGGGTGGAAGGGGGGCTAGGAAATGGTGGCAGGCCCCTGACCCTCTTGCGGGCTTCGAGAAAgggccatcatcgtcttggACTTCTCCGACTGCGGTGAATGATGTCGCGTGTAAGTGGCAGGCATCGGGTGGGACGCGGGGCAGGCCCTAGCAAGGTTGGGGTAGTTATGTACATCCATGGTAGTGCCAACTGACATGACTGCACCGAAGCCGCATCTCCCCttccaacccccccccccctccctggCCTTTTTGTTTCGTTAGCGAGAGCGCCACTTTCAAGTCCACCTCCAACACGCCCTCCAGGATGAACCTCGTCACACACACCACTGGCTCGAGTTTTCccccacccactcactcactcacacgtCCATTGTctgtcgccgacgcggggaGCCCACCAGCTACCGAAATACTAGCCGTATGTATGTAAATCGTCCAACATACATACGCACTAGTATTAAGCTTATTTCCCCTGGTTGAACAGTCCGGACAGGCACGTCCGGCGTGACGCGCAACCGCGACCGACCGCAactctcgtcgtccttcGGCCAACCACCAGACCGTCACATctagcaccaccaccgccgacgccgccgccaccaacccCACGGCAGTTTGTTTACCTCTCAGACAACCTCGGGCACGACCCGGGACGCCTCCAAACCCAatcctttcccccctcctcggcccTCTCActcctcttcccccctccgcctctCCCCTCATCGAAAACAAAGGACGCCTCCTTCGCAGAAAAGCCCGAATCTTGTTGTTCGCCCACCTTCCAGTAGCTCGCGCCAAGACGGTACTGCGCCTCCTTGATCGAACTTGACACCAGACCGGAAGCCTCTgtgagggggaggg from Purpureocillium takamizusanense chromosome 4, complete sequence includes the following:
- a CDS encoding uncharacterized protein (EggNog:ENOG503P9ZU~COG:F) is translated as MTVKALRVLLIGKGGREHAIAWKLSQSPSVAHVFVCPGNGGTARGRDNVSNIQAPAGSDYASLVSLANDLNIGLVVVGPDEDVVAGLEGFFRRGGIPCDAPTKEAAELEGSKTFAKDFMRRCGIPTAEYQNFDDVAAAKEYVRRVHHSVVIKASGLAAGKGVILPSTKEEACEALDEMVVHGRFGGAASSVVIEELLEGQEISILTFSDGITTLTLPPGQDHKRIFKGNLGPNTGGMGEYAPTPFVSGADLEEIERKILRPTFDGLRAEGREFRGLLFTGVMMTPAGPTVLEYNTRFGDPETQSVMLLLADDTDLAQVLLSCTNGTLGKTSVSIKTGFACNVVIAAGGYPGAYSSGDDIEIGAMPPDVVLFHAGTELVDDGKLKTAGGRVLSVAAHGRSLEDCVAAAYKGVNAVRFRDMYYREDIALQCLQGQ
- the PMC1_4 gene encoding plasma membrane calcium (TransMembrane:10 (i197-214o234-253i399-424o444-475i878-899o911-928i949-974o1026-1049i1061-1081o1093-1112i)~EggNog:ENOG503NX5D~COG:P) is translated as MASTNTNSTLRPPPGMLQVDESVRPRAASNADTIVSTAASNPFLTPAATVSRATSISEDLRSPLAPDPGTEADFDVDDNPFAFSPGQLNKLLNPKSLAAFQALGGLKSIARGLQTDVTSGLSVDETGAPTRISFNDAVSPTPLFSVPPPPYSKAASPSSLSSDPFSDRIRVYKRNVLPAKKATPLWRLMWNAYNDKVLILLTVAAVISLALGLYETLGVDHPPGSPAPVDWVEGVAICAAIIIVTAVGSLNDWQKEKAFVKLNARKEDREIKVIRSGRSFMINVHDILVGDVLHLEPGDLVPVDGVFIEGHDLKCDESSATGESDALKKTGGDQVMRLLENGNGTKDIDPFIISGAKVLEGMGTFLCTSVGVNSSFGKIMMSVRTEVEATPLQKKLENLALAIAKLGGGAAALLFFVLLCRFLASLPGLTGSPAEKASLFMDILIVAITIIVVAVPEGLPLAVTLALAFATTRLLKENNLVRMLRACETMGNATTICSDKTGTLTTNKMTVVAGTFGSSRFDKVDTEKPSGQSVGQWASGLPDEIKEMIVQSVAVNSTAFEGEEDGEVTFIGSKTETALLQLARDHLGLQALAETRANEHVVQMMPFDSSKKCMGAVVRLRSGRGYRLLVKGASEILLGYCSAKADPQSLKEEPLTATGVEALRQTINQYASKSLRTIGLVYKDYESWPPAHAKVSSGDGQHVEFVSLLQELVFLGVVGIQDPVRSGVPEAVKKAQHAGVVVRMVTGDNVVTARAIAAECGIFTEGGIVMEGPVFRRLSEAAMDETLPKLQVLARSSPEDKRILVTRLKALGETVAVTGDGTNDAPALKAADVGFSMGIAGTEVAKEASAIVLMDDNFASIVTALKWGRAVNDAVQKFLQFQITVNITAVLLAFITAVYDEHMKSVLRAVQLLWVNLIMDTFAALALATDPPTEKILNRPPQGKKAPLITINMWKMIIGQAIFQLVVTLTLYFAGMDMLGYRPDQRIELDTLIFNTFVWMQIFNEFNNRRLDNRFNILEGVHRNHFFIGINCLMVGLQVAIIFVGSRAFGISPKGLDGTQWAISVVIALMCLPWAVAVRLFPDAWFASIASVAGRPVVVLYRALARFFSAVAKPLRNIRRKKESDGSKEGESAVPIRSARSEDAAPEIVVSNAPTVQVTDIERGPASS